In Myxococcus stipitatus, the following are encoded in one genomic region:
- a CDS encoding class I SAM-dependent rRNA methyltransferase, with translation MPTLVDTLRTAHARRGALLNDARTTAFRVVNGEADGVPNVTVDRFGGLYVVSLYRDFTASEEEALLDAAMAAWAPASLYLKRRPREARVLANVAKETLAPETAARGAPVESLTALENGVSFLIRPGQGLSVGLYLDMRDTRAWLQQEAKGLTVLNLFAYTCAFGVVAMVSGAKRALNVDASRRVLEWGEENARLNAQSVDRYDYIAGDVFDWLKRLAKKGETFDLVVSDPPSFSNTKEARFSAARDYARLAEAAAKVVSPGGRLVACCNHAGLPMKRFESMVSEGIALAGRQGRALSSSGPSSLDFPSAPGQEPALKVHVVQLR, from the coding sequence ATGCCCACCCTCGTGGACACGCTCCGGACCGCGCACGCCCGACGCGGTGCCTTGTTGAACGATGCGCGCACCACCGCCTTCCGAGTCGTCAACGGCGAGGCGGATGGCGTCCCCAACGTCACGGTGGACCGCTTCGGTGGCTTGTACGTCGTCAGCCTCTACCGCGACTTCACGGCCTCGGAAGAAGAGGCGTTGCTCGACGCCGCGATGGCCGCATGGGCGCCGGCGAGCCTCTACCTCAAGCGACGTCCGCGAGAGGCCCGCGTCCTCGCCAACGTGGCCAAGGAGACCCTGGCGCCGGAGACGGCCGCGCGCGGCGCTCCCGTGGAGTCGCTCACGGCGCTCGAGAATGGCGTGTCCTTCCTCATCCGCCCCGGGCAGGGACTCTCGGTGGGGCTCTACCTGGACATGCGCGACACCCGGGCGTGGCTTCAGCAAGAAGCCAAGGGCCTCACGGTGCTCAACCTGTTCGCGTACACCTGTGCGTTTGGTGTCGTCGCCATGGTCTCGGGCGCGAAGCGGGCGCTCAACGTGGACGCGAGCCGGCGCGTGCTGGAGTGGGGCGAGGAGAACGCGCGCCTCAACGCGCAGTCCGTGGACCGCTACGACTACATCGCGGGCGACGTCTTCGATTGGCTCAAGCGGCTGGCGAAGAAGGGGGAGACCTTCGACCTCGTCGTCTCGGACCCGCCGTCGTTCTCCAACACGAAGGAGGCCCGCTTCTCCGCCGCGCGGGACTACGCCCGCCTGGCCGAGGCCGCCGCGAAGGTCGTCTCGCCCGGGGGCAGACTGGTCGCTTGCTGCAACCACGCGGGCCTGCCCATGAAGCGCTTCGAGTCCATGGTGTCCGAGGGGATTGCCCTGGCGGGCCGTCAAGGCCGCGCGTTGAGCTCCTCGGGGCCTTCTTCCCTCGACTTTCCGAGCGCTCCTGGACAGGAGCCGGCTTTGAAGGTCCACGTCGTCCAACTTCGTTAG
- a CDS encoding serine/threonine-protein kinase, with product MSPVAPQQREAGRFGKYRLIDRIAVGGMAEIFLAQQEGEDGRESPVVIKRIRPHLSKHAAFVKMFLNEARLAAQLNHPNVVQIHDLGKIADSYFIAMEYVAGRDMRRVVPKAEALGIPFPLVYAMKIASCVCAGLHHAHTKVDLYDNPLNIVHRDVSPENIVVAFDGSVKILDFGIAKASNQVSQTRTGEVKGKLSYMSPEQCLGKALDCRSDVFSLGVVLYEWLTGFKLFTGESEVAVMRSITEGKIYAPSYFREDLPERVEVILMKALERDRERRYQTAAEMQRDLDDFLDAYDFTPTPLHLANFIKQLFEEELQEETRRARTRAATAPTSEEALELSEVVSAMETASPPVVSEPPPAVTAPLTIPPGIAALAPGGSDERTEPRMLAVPLTAELLEALESVARRNAIPPGRMVAELLESWLKYR from the coding sequence ATGTCTCCCGTCGCACCGCAGCAGCGTGAAGCCGGCCGCTTTGGCAAGTACCGGCTCATCGACCGCATCGCCGTCGGAGGGATGGCGGAAATCTTCCTGGCGCAACAGGAAGGTGAGGACGGGCGCGAGTCGCCCGTGGTCATCAAGCGCATCCGTCCGCACCTGTCCAAGCACGCGGCCTTCGTGAAGATGTTCCTCAACGAGGCGCGGCTGGCCGCCCAGCTCAACCACCCCAACGTGGTGCAGATTCACGACCTGGGGAAGATCGCCGATAGCTACTTCATCGCGATGGAGTACGTGGCCGGGCGGGACATGCGGCGCGTCGTCCCGAAGGCGGAGGCGCTCGGGATTCCCTTCCCGCTGGTCTACGCGATGAAGATTGCCTCGTGTGTCTGCGCGGGCCTGCACCACGCGCACACGAAGGTGGACCTGTACGACAACCCGCTCAACATCGTTCACCGCGATGTGTCGCCGGAGAACATCGTCGTCGCCTTCGACGGCTCGGTGAAGATTCTCGACTTCGGCATCGCCAAGGCCTCCAATCAGGTGAGCCAGACGCGCACGGGCGAGGTCAAGGGCAAGCTCAGCTACATGAGCCCGGAGCAGTGTCTGGGCAAGGCGCTGGACTGCCGCAGCGACGTCTTCTCGCTGGGCGTGGTGCTCTACGAGTGGCTCACGGGCTTCAAGCTCTTCACGGGCGAGTCCGAGGTCGCCGTGATGCGCAGCATCACCGAGGGGAAGATCTACGCGCCCTCATACTTCCGCGAGGACCTGCCGGAGCGCGTGGAAGTCATCCTGATGAAGGCGCTGGAGCGGGACCGCGAGCGGCGCTACCAGACGGCGGCGGAGATGCAGCGCGACCTGGACGACTTCCTGGACGCGTACGACTTCACGCCCACGCCGCTGCACCTGGCCAACTTCATCAAGCAGCTCTTCGAGGAGGAGCTCCAGGAAGAGACGCGGAGGGCGCGGACGCGGGCCGCCACCGCGCCGACGTCCGAGGAGGCGCTGGAGCTGTCGGAGGTGGTCTCCGCGATGGAGACGGCGAGTCCTCCCGTCGTGTCCGAGCCGCCGCCCGCCGTCACCGCGCCCCTCACCATTCCTCCGGGCATCGCCGCGCTAGCGCCGGGTGGCTCCGACGAGCGCACCGAGCCGCGCATGCTCGCCGTGCCGCTCACCGCCGAGCTGCTGGAGGCGCTGGAGTCGGTCGCGCGCCGCAATGCCATTCCGCCCGGGCGCATGGTGGCGGAGCTTCTCGAGTCCTGGCTCAAGTACCGCTGA
- a CDS encoding fused MFS/spermidine synthase, with protein sequence MEALPLNSSSSWRTGLPFRLWVFLGSFLLFQVELIVARVLLPSYGSSAAIWTTCLVFYQAVLLLGYFYSSRVAPRVLQGRYRWAHLAFVLAAAVVLPFHLRHFELPPVAAILLTLTLSLGWPFLALSTTSVVAQGWLTRTSHPSREDPFFLYGTSNAGALLALLSFPFIVEPALDLEAQLLLWYVGYGVFALLAALCIRNVRAGALEARAAENIVESPASGPRAPLTSRLTWLLLSASANALLLAVTNVLTLDASIPLLWILPLSLYLLTLIVCFSRRPPTPTGLNRLAVGSLVLAGVAALFTLARAQTSLPSLVLHSTVLWVGCLLMHGNLVWCRPTDSRLLGSFYLHVSLGGLAGTLLLALGIPLLMGSLALPYLDHGIAGLLILAGLAARDAARRGQGLPVPRLAPYVSAGAAVFVVGTLAMSGWALARGRLEGSRTFYGQYTVKDAEGLRLFQHGSTVHGVENLAPGERGEPLSYYHRGSAVGRVMASPLIPREQVAVVGLGIGSLAAYGRPGESWDFYELDPEVERLARRHFSMLDSSQAHVRVLAGDARLRMEEARDQGYDVIVLDAFSSDFVPTHLLTREAIALYLRKLRPGGLLMFHVSSRLFNLVPVLTRLSAELNVPGLVNRPESLSAEELASGRSPSIWFAMSPHPDTVANLSRELPFQPVGATPEMLGRRAWTDGYVNLLHALATP encoded by the coding sequence ATGGAGGCACTTCCCCTGAATTCCTCGTCGAGCTGGCGCACCGGACTGCCGTTCCGACTCTGGGTCTTCCTCGGTTCGTTCCTGCTCTTCCAGGTGGAGCTCATCGTCGCCCGAGTGTTGCTGCCGTCGTACGGGAGCAGCGCGGCCATCTGGACGACGTGCCTCGTGTTCTACCAGGCGGTGCTGCTGCTGGGTTACTTCTACTCGAGCCGCGTCGCGCCGCGTGTGCTGCAAGGCCGCTATCGGTGGGCGCACCTCGCCTTCGTGCTGGCGGCGGCGGTGGTCCTCCCCTTCCATCTCCGTCACTTCGAGTTGCCCCCGGTCGCCGCCATCCTGCTGACGCTCACGCTGTCACTCGGGTGGCCCTTTCTCGCGCTGTCGACCACGAGTGTCGTCGCCCAGGGCTGGCTCACGCGGACGTCGCATCCCTCGCGAGAAGACCCCTTCTTCCTCTACGGGACATCCAACGCGGGAGCGCTGCTGGCGCTGCTGTCGTTCCCCTTCATCGTGGAGCCGGCGCTGGACCTCGAGGCGCAGTTGCTCCTCTGGTACGTGGGCTACGGGGTCTTCGCGCTGCTCGCGGCGCTGTGCATCCGGAACGTCCGGGCCGGAGCGCTCGAAGCGAGGGCGGCTGAGAACATCGTGGAGTCACCCGCCTCGGGGCCGCGTGCTCCGCTGACTTCGCGTCTCACGTGGCTGCTTCTGTCCGCGAGCGCCAATGCGTTGCTGCTCGCGGTGACGAACGTCCTCACGCTGGATGCCTCCATCCCGCTGCTGTGGATTCTCCCGCTGTCGCTCTACCTGCTCACGCTCATCGTCTGCTTCTCGCGCCGGCCGCCGACTCCCACGGGGTTGAATCGGCTGGCCGTGGGCAGTCTCGTGCTCGCGGGCGTGGCCGCGCTGTTCACGTTGGCGCGTGCGCAGACGTCGCTGCCATCGCTGGTGCTCCACAGCACGGTGCTCTGGGTGGGGTGCTTGTTGATGCACGGGAACCTGGTGTGGTGCCGTCCCACGGACTCCCGGCTGCTCGGTTCGTTCTACCTGCATGTCTCGCTGGGGGGCCTCGCGGGGACGCTGCTGCTCGCGTTGGGTATTCCCCTGCTGATGGGCTCGCTGGCGCTCCCATATCTGGACCACGGTATCGCCGGGCTGCTCATCCTCGCGGGGCTGGCGGCCCGGGATGCCGCGCGGAGAGGCCAGGGGCTGCCAGTTCCACGGCTCGCGCCGTACGTCTCCGCGGGTGCCGCGGTGTTCGTCGTCGGAACCCTCGCGATGTCGGGATGGGCGCTCGCGCGTGGGCGGCTGGAGGGCTCCCGTACGTTCTATGGCCAGTACACGGTGAAGGACGCGGAGGGGCTGCGCCTGTTCCAGCATGGGAGCACCGTGCACGGTGTCGAGAACCTCGCGCCGGGAGAACGCGGGGAGCCCCTCTCGTACTACCACCGGGGCTCGGCCGTGGGCCGGGTGATGGCTTCGCCGCTGATTCCTCGGGAGCAGGTGGCCGTAGTCGGGCTGGGCATCGGCAGCCTCGCCGCGTATGGGCGGCCCGGTGAGTCGTGGGACTTCTACGAACTAGACCCCGAGGTGGAGCGGCTGGCGCGGCGACACTTCAGCATGCTCGATTCGAGTCAGGCCCATGTGCGTGTGCTCGCGGGGGATGCGCGGTTGAGGATGGAGGAGGCCAGGGACCAGGGCTATGACGTCATCGTCCTCGACGCGTTCTCCAGTGACTTCGTCCCCACGCACCTGCTGACCCGCGAGGCCATCGCCCTCTATCTGCGCAAGCTGCGGCCTGGAGGCCTGTTGATGTTCCACGTCTCCAGCCGACTCTTCAATCTCGTCCCCGTGCTCACGCGCCTGAGCGCGGAGTTGAACGTGCCGGGGCTGGTGAATCGGCCGGAGAGCCTCTCCGCGGAGGAGCTGGCCTCGGGCCGCTCACCGAGCATCTGGTTCGCGATGAGCCCGCACCCGGACACGGTCGCGAATCTCTCACGGGAACTTCCGTTCCAACCCGTGGGCGCCACACCCGAGATGCTCGGGCGACGCGCCTGGACGGATGGCTACGTGAACCTCCTGCACGCGCTCGCGACTCCGTAG
- the truA gene encoding tRNA pseudouridine(38-40) synthase TruA, whose amino-acid sequence MPRLKLTLEYEGTRYVGWQIQANGRSLQAVLEEALGKLLGVESVSVRSAGRTDAGVHATGQVICFDTERTLPMKAYVQGLNGILPPDVAVVSAEEAPEGFDPRRWSRGKRYRYRVNNRRTRSPLLRTTHWEVFTPLDVEAMRRAAVHLVGRHDFSAFRASDCQAKHAVREVRSLRIEGEAGGPIAFVVEGTAFLKHMVRNLVGTLVEVGKGRRPETWVAEVLASGDRKRAGQTAPPQGLVMEEVFYGDGPPPRTTGGEADEDEG is encoded by the coding sequence ATGCCCCGGTTGAAGCTGACGCTCGAGTACGAGGGCACGCGGTACGTGGGCTGGCAGATACAGGCCAACGGGCGCTCTCTCCAGGCGGTGTTGGAAGAGGCGCTGGGCAAGCTGCTCGGGGTCGAGTCCGTGTCCGTCCGCTCCGCGGGTCGCACGGACGCGGGGGTGCATGCGACGGGGCAGGTCATCTGCTTCGACACGGAGCGCACGCTGCCGATGAAGGCGTATGTCCAGGGGCTCAACGGCATCCTGCCCCCGGACGTGGCGGTGGTGAGCGCGGAGGAGGCGCCCGAGGGGTTTGACCCGAGGCGCTGGTCTCGAGGCAAGCGGTACCGTTACCGGGTGAACAATCGCCGCACGCGTTCTCCGCTGTTGCGGACGACGCACTGGGAGGTGTTCACGCCGCTCGACGTGGAGGCCATGCGGCGCGCGGCGGTGCACCTGGTGGGCCGGCATGACTTCTCCGCGTTCCGGGCGTCGGACTGCCAGGCGAAGCACGCGGTCCGCGAGGTGCGGAGCCTGCGCATCGAAGGGGAGGCCGGAGGGCCCATCGCCTTCGTGGTGGAGGGCACGGCCTTCCTCAAGCACATGGTGCGCAACCTCGTGGGGACGCTGGTCGAGGTGGGCAAGGGCCGCAGGCCGGAGACATGGGTGGCGGAGGTGCTGGCCTCCGGGGACAGGAAGCGGGCGGGCCAGACCGCGCCTCCCCAGGGACTGGTGATGGAGGAGGTCTTCTACGGGGACGGCCCGCCTCCCCGTACGACTGGCGGCGAGGCAGACGAGGACGAGGGCTGA
- a CDS encoding amidohydrolase family protein — MEGRLLLKNCAVFRADGRVRRGMAVVVEDGVIRRVAPDAQVPVLPGDWEVACRGRLVAPGLVDSHSHLVNGQLLPPNGQFLLLPPRERLERMRRVARHVTSEDVEALTRFAAARALRDGVTLVIEHLACLDVAGGLAAQARAAESVGLRLVTSHSTHSMDGASQADGWLEANADFARRHAKHRLVRGALGFHASYTCEDSLLSRIARLSAELEVPTVFHLAENEDDLSTTYARHGQRVVSRLDAMGLLGPRAIAGYARALDSAEVARLEQSQTFVSLAARGVRTLERGTDPMEAILLRLHLLGLGTGGHGTLQDELLAALVGVLRISRAGHLPDVDSTLAHLLVSGPAELCTRLFGLPSGTVEEGSVADLVVYDSVPAADPETGYSPYLIGQLSRSPVAWTVVDGRVRVREGQLLGTDYVDVSRAATEALERVWSRARLGS; from the coding sequence ATGGAAGGTCGCCTGCTGCTGAAGAACTGCGCCGTGTTCCGGGCGGATGGACGGGTCCGGCGTGGGATGGCCGTGGTGGTCGAGGACGGTGTCATCCGCCGTGTCGCGCCGGATGCCCAGGTGCCTGTCCTTCCGGGTGACTGGGAAGTGGCCTGCCGGGGACGGCTCGTCGCCCCGGGCCTGGTGGACAGCCATTCCCATCTCGTCAACGGCCAGCTCCTTCCGCCCAACGGGCAGTTCCTCCTGCTTCCACCTCGCGAGCGGCTGGAGCGCATGCGCCGCGTGGCCCGGCACGTCACCTCCGAGGATGTCGAAGCCCTCACGCGATTCGCCGCCGCCCGAGCGCTGCGCGACGGTGTCACCCTGGTCATCGAGCACCTGGCCTGCCTGGACGTGGCTGGGGGACTCGCGGCCCAGGCCCGCGCCGCGGAGAGCGTGGGCCTCCGGCTCGTGACGAGCCACTCCACCCACAGCATGGACGGGGCCTCGCAGGCCGATGGCTGGCTCGAGGCCAACGCGGACTTCGCCCGACGCCACGCGAAGCACCGGCTGGTGCGTGGGGCCCTGGGCTTCCACGCTTCCTATACCTGCGAGGACTCGCTCCTCTCGCGCATCGCTCGCCTGAGCGCCGAGCTCGAGGTCCCCACCGTCTTCCACCTCGCGGAGAACGAGGACGACCTCAGCACCACGTATGCCCGGCATGGGCAGCGCGTCGTCTCCCGCCTGGATGCGATGGGGTTGCTCGGTCCTCGGGCCATCGCGGGGTATGCGCGCGCGCTCGACAGCGCGGAGGTCGCGCGCCTCGAGCAGAGTCAGACGTTCGTCTCGCTGGCGGCCCGGGGTGTGCGGACGCTCGAGCGCGGCACGGACCCGATGGAGGCCATCCTCCTGCGCCTGCACCTGCTCGGACTGGGCACGGGCGGACACGGCACGCTCCAGGACGAACTGCTCGCGGCGCTCGTCGGAGTCCTGCGCATCTCCCGCGCCGGGCACCTGCCCGACGTGGACAGCACGCTCGCCCACCTGCTTGTCAGTGGTCCCGCGGAGCTGTGCACCCGCTTGTTCGGTCTGCCCTCGGGCACCGTCGAGGAGGGCAGCGTCGCCGACCTCGTTGTCTATGACTCCGTGCCCGCCGCCGACCCGGAGACCGGTTACTCACCGTATCTGATTGGTCAGCTCTCCCGTTCGCCCGTGGCGTGGACGGTGGTGGATGGCCGCGTCCGCGTGCGTGAGGGCCAACTCCTCGGCACCGACTACGTGGACGTGTCCCGCGCCGCGACCGAGGCCCTGGAGCGCGTCTGGTCTCGCGCGCGGCTGGGAAGCTGA
- a CDS encoding YfhO family protein: MSGRSTPWGKVLLSVAGLLALLAFAYSPVLSGSLLAGRDVFRIFFPDSAFLLESLHAGEVPLWNPYLRLGQPFAATLYSQVYYPPRWVAVLLAGPIASMTVMHIAHAALAAVGVFLLARRLRASWPAALVAGAMFGLSPMMTDLGIQQNVVDATAWSGFIVLAATDLASRPGRKPLVLLAVTSALSLFAGSPETTLWQGIVAVLVAALGCTATERPVRAAAKAPGTVDTPLLATIADGPATSSPPPPERASAQEPAFREPPSGPLTAEAQQSIPAAPPWVNESPSGSMDGARTEGRASPATWPLTMRARALSVARVVAGFILSILLASVVLLPAAEFARNSLRAQRGWSEQLAWSVSWPQVLSTVWPLADWPRDRYWGEDQWFILNLFLGTLPCALAVLGGLHGPRRIRPFVVGALGLVMLSLGRHLPPAAWFIQTIPPFSLFRYPAKYFVGAAFCFAVLSAFGLDAMGRLARTMPPSRWKAALAFVGMGVAIAVSGPLVRKLPMRASAEAGAPWVPFALGLAVLVFWLLPWSFARPRRVRHGLAALAILELTAAHSLLGIPKYTPWEALRQPFSLRPHLPAPYQGRISADIEGPEDPTRAVVTNTIERSLDRLMPNRFVEERLPALEGYGAPEPLRSNVFHLAGERGVYDLSGVTHYLRHGPPPFEDLELLHQAEDGTTLSRSRTAMPHAFLVQRARVVTDDEALDAVLDPDQPFREIAFLSSGEPLERPTCKGTVSPLRQSAQHLELKVKACDDSYLIVSDSHYPGWRATMDGKDVPIHRANLALRAVRVSPGEHHIRFDYQPISFRLGLFLSLLGAATLVALMSLPRRPTTRPG; encoded by the coding sequence ATGAGCGGTCGTTCGACTCCCTGGGGCAAGGTGCTCCTCTCGGTGGCGGGGCTGCTGGCCCTGCTCGCGTTCGCCTATAGCCCCGTGCTCAGCGGGAGCCTGCTCGCGGGGCGGGATGTGTTCCGCATCTTCTTCCCGGACTCGGCCTTCCTGCTCGAGTCGCTGCACGCGGGGGAGGTGCCGCTGTGGAATCCGTATCTGCGACTGGGCCAGCCGTTCGCCGCGACCCTGTATTCGCAGGTGTATTATCCGCCGCGCTGGGTGGCGGTATTGCTCGCGGGTCCCATCGCCTCGATGACGGTGATGCACATCGCGCATGCGGCGCTCGCGGCCGTGGGAGTGTTCCTCCTCGCGCGCAGGCTGCGTGCCTCGTGGCCCGCCGCGCTGGTCGCGGGCGCGATGTTCGGGCTGTCGCCAATGATGACGGACCTGGGCATCCAACAGAATGTCGTGGATGCCACGGCGTGGAGTGGCTTCATCGTCCTCGCAGCAACGGACCTCGCCTCACGCCCCGGGCGAAAGCCGCTGGTGCTCCTCGCGGTGACCTCCGCGCTGTCCTTGTTCGCGGGCTCACCGGAGACCACGCTGTGGCAGGGAATCGTCGCGGTGCTCGTCGCCGCGCTCGGGTGCACTGCGACTGAACGTCCCGTACGCGCAGCAGCCAAGGCCCCAGGAACTGTCGACACCCCGCTGCTCGCCACCATCGCCGATGGCCCCGCGACCTCAAGTCCACCGCCCCCGGAAAGGGCCTCCGCGCAAGAGCCTGCGTTTCGCGAGCCACCGTCCGGCCCACTCACAGCCGAGGCGCAGCAGTCCATCCCCGCCGCTCCCCCTTGGGTGAATGAGAGCCCCTCCGGTTCCATGGATGGAGCGCGGACAGAAGGACGTGCATCGCCAGCCACATGGCCGCTCACGATGCGCGCGCGTGCCCTCAGCGTCGCACGGGTCGTCGCGGGCTTCATCCTGTCCATCCTGCTCGCGTCGGTCGTGTTGCTTCCCGCCGCCGAGTTCGCGCGCAACTCCCTCCGCGCGCAACGCGGCTGGTCCGAGCAGCTCGCATGGTCCGTCTCCTGGCCTCAAGTCCTCTCCACCGTGTGGCCACTCGCGGACTGGCCTCGTGACAGGTACTGGGGCGAGGACCAGTGGTTCATCCTCAACCTCTTCCTCGGCACCCTGCCCTGCGCACTCGCGGTGCTGGGTGGACTCCACGGCCCGCGCCGGATTCGTCCCTTCGTGGTGGGCGCACTCGGGTTGGTGATGTTGAGCCTGGGACGTCACCTGCCGCCGGCCGCGTGGTTCATCCAGACGATTCCCCCCTTCTCCCTCTTCCGCTATCCGGCGAAGTACTTCGTGGGCGCGGCCTTCTGCTTCGCGGTCCTCTCCGCCTTCGGACTGGACGCGATGGGCCGGCTCGCGCGAACCATGCCTCCCTCCAGGTGGAAGGCAGCCCTGGCCTTCGTCGGCATGGGCGTGGCCATCGCCGTCAGCGGTCCCCTGGTGCGAAAGCTCCCCATGCGAGCCTCCGCCGAAGCCGGCGCGCCCTGGGTGCCCTTCGCGTTGGGGCTCGCCGTCCTCGTCTTCTGGCTGTTGCCCTGGTCCTTCGCCCGGCCTCGCCGCGTCCGGCATGGACTGGCGGCGCTCGCGATTCTCGAGCTCACCGCGGCGCACTCCCTGCTCGGCATCCCCAAGTACACCCCATGGGAAGCCCTGCGGCAGCCGTTCTCCCTGCGCCCCCACTTGCCCGCGCCCTACCAAGGCCGCATCAGCGCGGACATCGAAGGCCCCGAGGACCCGACGCGCGCCGTGGTGACGAACACCATCGAGCGCAGCCTCGACCGCCTCATGCCCAACCGCTTCGTGGAGGAGCGCCTGCCCGCACTGGAAGGCTACGGCGCTCCGGAGCCGCTGCGCTCCAATGTCTTCCACCTCGCGGGGGAGCGCGGCGTCTACGACCTGTCCGGCGTCACCCATTACCTTCGCCACGGACCTCCCCCCTTCGAGGACCTGGAGCTGCTGCATCAAGCAGAGGACGGTACGACGCTCTCCCGCTCGCGCACCGCCATGCCTCACGCCTTCCTCGTCCAGCGCGCACGCGTCGTCACGGACGACGAGGCGCTGGACGCGGTGCTCGACCCGGACCAACCCTTTCGGGAGATTGCCTTCCTGTCTTCTGGAGAGCCGCTGGAGCGCCCTACCTGCAAGGGAACGGTGAGCCCTCTGCGGCAGAGCGCCCAGCACCTCGAGCTGAAGGTGAAGGCCTGTGACGACAGCTATCTCATCGTGTCCGACAGCCACTACCCGGGCTGGCGAGCGACGATGGATGGGAAGGACGTCCCCATCCACCGCGCCAACCTGGCCTTGCGCGCGGTGCGCGTGAGCCCTGGCGAGCACCACATCCGCTTCGACTATCAACCCATCAGCTTCCGCCTCGGGTTGTTCTTGTCATTGCTCGGAGCCGCCACGCTCGTCGCGCTGATGTCCCTGCCGCGCCGTCCGACCACGCGCCCTGGTTAA
- a CDS encoding MerR family transcriptional regulator yields the protein MALTVSQVARLARISVRTLHHYDALELLCPSERSDAGYRLYSRADLQRLQQVLFFRELGFPLEEIRRILGNPDFDLRAALLMQRQLLDERAERLDALRHAVDAALASIDQGTQMSNEKMFEAFEGVDPSRYEAEVVERWGNTEAYRVSKQRTAKYRQEEWRRIKEESDGVFQGLAALLEAGRAPTEREAMDLAEAHRQHLIRWFYPCTPDFHRALGEMYVSDSRFTENIDGKKPGLSLFTRDAFVANAARQSP from the coding sequence ATGGCCCTGACCGTCAGTCAAGTTGCTCGCCTGGCCAGAATCAGCGTCCGCACGTTGCACCACTACGACGCGCTCGAGTTGTTGTGTCCGTCTGAGCGCAGCGATGCGGGTTACCGGCTGTATTCGCGGGCGGACTTGCAGCGGTTGCAACAGGTGCTCTTCTTCCGGGAGCTGGGTTTCCCGCTGGAGGAGATTCGCCGCATCCTGGGCAATCCCGACTTCGACCTTCGCGCGGCTCTGCTCATGCAACGCCAGTTGTTGGACGAGCGCGCCGAGCGGCTGGACGCATTGAGGCACGCCGTGGATGCGGCGTTGGCCTCCATTGACCAGGGGACGCAGATGAGCAACGAGAAGATGTTCGAGGCCTTCGAGGGGGTTGATCCATCCCGCTACGAGGCCGAGGTGGTGGAGCGCTGGGGCAACACCGAGGCGTATCGCGTCTCGAAGCAGCGCACCGCGAAGTACCGCCAGGAGGAGTGGCGCCGTATCAAGGAGGAGTCCGATGGTGTCTTCCAGGGGCTGGCGGCGCTGCTCGAGGCGGGCCGCGCGCCCACGGAGCGGGAGGCCATGGACCTGGCGGAGGCGCATCGGCAACACCTCATCCGCTGGTTCTACCCCTGCACCCCGGACTTCCACCGGGCGCTGGGCGAGATGTACGTGAGCGACTCGCGCTTCACGGAGAACATCGACGGCAAGAAGCCCGGGCTCTCGCTCTTCACGCGCGACGCCTTCGTCGCGAACGCCGCGCGGCAGAGCCCTTAA